The following are from one region of the Magallana gigas chromosome 4, xbMagGiga1.1, whole genome shotgun sequence genome:
- the LOC105325837 gene encoding uncharacterized protein isoform X4, translated as MKKLILELIITILCLPGLTSAACYYYYYSYYCYSYYYNSYSSVGTYVGAAVGGIVFLIVVAVVVVCICAAKHNQRNRVVTMQGGGATVTNAHNVNTIQHPPPPAGYGYGAPPPPGYGPGLGPGYSQPSQSMFGDPAYPPNQYPPPKY; from the exons ATGAAGAAACTGATTCTGGAATTGATTATTACAATACTTT GTCTTCCTGGTCTGACGTCTGCTGCCTGTTATTACTATTATTACAGCTACTACTGCTACTCTTACTACTATAACAGCTACAGCAG TGTGGGTACATACGTTGGTGCGGCCGTTGGGGGAATAGTGTTCCTTATCGTAGTGGCTGTAGTCGTCGTGTGTATCTGTGCCGCTAAACATAACCAGAGGAACCGCGTGGTCACGATGCAAGGGGGAGGGGCTACAGTGACTAATGCCCATAATGTCAACACAATTCAGCACCCTC CCCCGCCTGCAGGTTATGGCTATGGAGCACCGCCTCCGCCAGGATATGGTCCAGGATTAGGGCCAGGATACAGCCAACCCTCTCAGTCCATGTTTGGCGATCCCGCCTATCCCCCAAACCAGTACCCTCCcccaaaatattaa
- the LOC136275002 gene encoding 3-[(3aS,4S,7aS)-7a-methyl-1,5-dioxo-octahydro-1H-inden-4-yl]propanoyl:CoA ligase-like, translated as MEYSYLRSNVDLDIPYTTLPDLLKRRADETPDKAFCITIGDDNERYVVTFGELYHKATNFARALVQMGIKRYDKIGLSGRNVPEWLFADLGVQMAGGCSLCLPYQQKEETMLELFNVLGKVKILIIDLDESGHNCHMIKNLLHKNFTSGENDGRKISELQQIILFCQHEAFPSLSNVRDLCSLETEAVLPRIDPEDTSIIQLSSGSTSVPKAIPHSHYDMVVLGYHSSKTYPTDNENEILYNSNPFFWSGGYPFWEISSGGTRVTKTNAFQFASTADAAMISCEVIAREKPTRAFFVPSLLNVIIKKNMPLKVPRIVIGGSVVPSSILESIGRICEEYQVEFGSTEVGFVASRLFTIDDKSKEKHAALSYRPLPGVEIRITDQNGYLQPVGQRGKIWVRSITKFSGYLNHEKPMEGNLIKNGWFCHEDSGFVTENNALIVEGRCQEVIQVLSRRIYPVEIENAIKSKHNVISAIVMPVKDLNSGDLVPTAAIIYRPHCEDSVKIMQEYLQKEFKITTHNQLLGYMYVPHVIISLKEFPRLANGKPDRNAVRQIILENADCKKNYDCSFKYNLY; from the coding sequence atggaATACAGCTACTTAAGAAGTAACGTTGATTTGGATATTCCATACACTACTTTACCAGATCTACTTAAGAGAAGAGCAGATGAAACTCCAGATAAAGCATTTTGTATTACCATCGGTGATGACAATGAACGATACGTTGTTACATTTGGGGAACTTTACCACAAGGCTACTAATTTTGCAAGAGCTCTAGTTCAAATGGGAATTAAGAGATATGATAAAATTGGACTCAGTGGTAGAAATGTTCCAGAATGGCTTTTTGCTGATTTGGGTGTGCAGATGGCGGGTGGTTGCTCGCTGTGTTTACCATACCAACAAAAAGAAGAAACCATGTTAGAATTGTTCAATGTATTAGGGAAGGTAAAGATACTCATCATTGATCTAGATGAAAGTGGTCATAACTGTCATATGATCAAAAACTTACTTCACAAGAATTTTACCTCCGGCGAAAATGATGGCAGAAAAATTTCAGAATTAcaacaaattatattattttgccAACATGAGGCATTTCCGTCGCTAAGCAATGTTCGAGATTTGTGCTCCCTGGAGACTGAAGCAGTTCTGCCGAGAATTGATCCAGAGGATACGTCAATTATTCAACTGTCTTCGGGTTCAACAAGTGTACCAAAAGCAATACCTCATTCGCACTATGACATGGTTGTGCTAGGGTATCACTCTTCCAAAACATACCCAACAGATAACGAAAATGAGATCTTATACAATAGCAATCCTTTCTTTTGGAGTGGAGGATATCCATTTTGGGAAATCAGTAGCGGTGGAACACGAGTCACAAAGACAAATGCATTCCAATTTGCTTCAACTGCAGATGCAGCTATGATTTCCTGTGAGGTTATAGCTAGAGAAAAACCAACTCGAGCATTCTTTGTTCCATCCTTACtaaatgttataattaaaaagaatatgcCATTGAAAGTACCAAGAATTGTCATTGGAGGCTCAGTTGTTCCATCCTCAATATTAGAAAGTATTGGCAGGATATGTGAAGAATATCAAGTCGAATTTGGTTCAACAGAGGTTGGTTTTGTTGCATCTCGATTGTTTACTATAGACGATAAGTCAAAGGAAAAGCACGCGGCTCTTAGCTATCGACCACTTCCTGGAGTAGAGATAAGGATAACTGATCAGAATGGATACCTCCAACCGGTTGGTCAGCGAGGCAAAATATGGGTACGATCAATAACGAAATTCTCTGGATATCTTAATCACGAAAAACCGATGGAAGGAAATCTTATAAAAAATGGATGGTTTTGCCATGAAGACTCTGGTTTTGTTACAGAAAATAATGCTCTGATCGTAGAGGGCCGGTGTCAAGAGGTTATTCAAGTCTTAAGCCGAAGAATTTATCCTGTTGAGATTGAGAATGCTATCAAGTCTAAGCACAATGTAATTTCAGCCATTGTGATGCCAGTTAAAGACTTGAATTCCGGCGATCTGGTTCCAACTGCTGCCATAATATATCGCCCACATTGTGAGGATTCCGTGAAGATTATGCAGGAATACCTCCAAAAAGAATTCAAAATCACGACACACAATCAGTTGCTTGGATACATGTACGTCCCGCATGTGATCATAAGTTTAAAAGAATTTCCACGGCTAGCAAATGGAAAGCCTGATCGTAACGCAGTTCGACAAATCATTCTCGAAAACGCTGATTGTAAGAAAAATTATGATTGTTCATTTAAATACAACCTTTACTGA